The following are encoded in a window of Haloprofundus salilacus genomic DNA:
- a CDS encoding tRNA-guanine transglycosylase, producing MKRGFESTKRAEVGKARAGRLYVPAAPQGGFVETPSFFPVLNLIGGPTPVSGGIWSRLRNRLFADEAFQGAMFQAMSFLDFNLSANAVESWRTDANGLHDWFTDHDSPKDNPTPSPFTQPLFVDSGGFKLMNSRTFGDPPEEGGEANEWEIYTNPESILSLQYDYGSDLIATLDYPIPPDLNDAEKYERIEASIDSAVECLRLLEEEEEYADWDPTVYAAIHGHNYSEVAYYVSKLLERTDYPERIDGFAVGSLVPLRSSNIGTLVDIVQGATDSIPPHRQDDLALHVFGVGGKLGPLIAVLGVDSYDSSTYVQAAQHKKFIHYDTWETVLASEISTDTWKCQCPACEELTDVGIRDMQRVFEADRSYKPVEFERNGEVKKYMKSDFYALIAHHNFHVFQNEVTEVREKIKREELGSLVESKAKQNDDIATGLARAAARWPDLRPLVPEQMDIESNAPESNPQTFQTRFDSEGSHIVPPTDGTSLAHTPADFDLRETTYCLDTDETICLILPCSATKPYSSSRTHKVVKERLVDAGLWNNIHKVSVSGLYGPVPKDFESQDAVLTYDYVLTDADESQVELVKDRLVSYLDDYGDHFDNVIGYATSKTYRTTIDAAFEEAGIGRILPSDPPSRRLTEHFRTEHLDELVSAIERSCEPQEAQK from the coding sequence ATGAAGAGAGGATTCGAGTCTACGAAGCGGGCAGAAGTGGGTAAAGCCCGTGCTGGCCGCCTCTACGTTCCAGCAGCCCCACAGGGTGGATTCGTAGAGACACCCTCGTTCTTTCCTGTTCTCAACTTGATAGGCGGACCAACACCCGTTTCTGGAGGAATCTGGAGCCGACTCAGAAATCGTCTGTTCGCTGACGAGGCCTTCCAAGGGGCAATGTTCCAAGCGATGAGTTTCCTCGATTTTAATCTCTCAGCGAACGCAGTGGAATCCTGGCGTACAGATGCGAATGGACTCCACGATTGGTTCACTGACCATGACTCCCCGAAAGACAATCCAACTCCCTCACCATTTACGCAGCCGTTGTTCGTCGACTCGGGTGGCTTCAAGCTGATGAACTCACGGACATTCGGTGACCCGCCAGAAGAGGGAGGCGAAGCGAATGAATGGGAAATCTACACAAATCCAGAGTCGATTCTGAGTTTGCAATACGACTACGGGTCCGACCTCATCGCGACACTGGATTACCCAATTCCACCTGATCTCAACGACGCTGAGAAATACGAACGTATCGAAGCCAGTATCGATAGTGCCGTCGAGTGCCTTCGGTTGCTCGAAGAAGAAGAGGAATATGCCGACTGGGACCCGACAGTATACGCAGCGATCCACGGCCACAACTATAGCGAAGTCGCGTACTATGTCTCGAAACTTCTTGAGCGGACTGATTACCCGGAACGGATCGATGGCTTTGCTGTCGGCTCACTCGTCCCGCTACGGTCGAGTAACATTGGAACTTTAGTCGACATTGTACAAGGAGCGACTGATTCGATACCTCCCCACCGCCAAGATGACTTGGCTTTGCACGTCTTTGGTGTAGGTGGGAAACTCGGTCCGTTGATCGCCGTGTTAGGCGTAGATAGCTATGACTCGTCAACGTACGTTCAAGCTGCCCAACATAAGAAGTTCATCCACTATGATACTTGGGAGACAGTACTGGCTTCCGAAATATCGACCGACACCTGGAAGTGTCAGTGCCCAGCGTGTGAGGAACTCACCGACGTTGGGATACGTGATATGCAACGAGTGTTCGAGGCTGATCGGTCGTACAAACCAGTCGAGTTCGAACGTAATGGAGAAGTGAAGAAATACATGAAGAGCGATTTCTATGCGCTCATCGCTCACCACAACTTCCACGTATTTCAAAACGAAGTCACGGAAGTCCGCGAGAAAATCAAACGAGAGGAACTCGGATCGCTCGTCGAGAGTAAAGCTAAACAAAACGACGACATCGCCACCGGATTAGCCCGTGCAGCAGCCCGATGGCCGGACTTGCGGCCGCTAGTTCCAGAACAGATGGACATCGAGTCCAATGCACCCGAATCCAATCCACAAACGTTCCAGACACGATTCGACTCAGAAGGGAGTCACATCGTCCCACCGACAGACGGGACATCACTCGCACACACACCTGCAGACTTCGACCTCCGTGAGACCACATACTGCCTCGATACCGACGAAACCATCTGTTTGATCCTCCCATGTAGCGCCACGAAGCCATACAGTAGCTCTCGGACCCACAAAGTAGTCAAAGAGAGACTCGTCGATGCAGGTCTCTGGAACAACATCCACAAGGTATCCGTCTCTGGACTTTACGGCCCAGTGCCGAAAGACTTCGAATCACAGGATGCAGTGTTGACCTATGACTACGTACTCACCGATGCCGACGAATCTCAGGTAGAACTAGTGAAAGACCGTCTGGTCTCGTATCTCGACGACTACGGAGACCATTTCGACAACGTAATCGGCTACGCGACCAGCAAAACATATCGAACGACGATCGATGCTGCGTTCGAAGAAGCTGGCATCGGTCGCATTCTTCCATCCGATCCACCATCTCGAAGGCTTACCGAGCACTTCCGAACCGAACACTTAGACGAACTCGTTTCCGCCATCGAACGGTCATGTGAGCCGCAAGAGGCT
- a CDS encoding phospholipase D-like domain-containing protein, translating to MLDDELYLWLHEEIQATNEVSVDDIPDEYEDITAARNFASEYLDYLSQRGAVSPVSEQKYELQDAEVEREAYYQILDSHSTSVNRVKDEMTYQPVVSIPTRVQTDWEAFADRRNVGQGIRLKDALTEVFTTADSTLRVVAPYFEIDGLNRLEDAFEQSVRSGVELKILTRELLRPSDEYKHNRDRKAILELMDRFAAIDAPESTLSVYDYYHAIGGKNPKLDRSIHAKMAIADETLAYIGSGEIRDSSMMLNGEAGYLTRRRADIKTWTAFFDFFEDKAEKVTREILEEVVEN from the coding sequence GTGCTTGATGACGAACTCTACTTGTGGCTTCATGAAGAAATTCAAGCCACTAACGAAGTATCGGTCGATGACATTCCAGACGAGTACGAAGACATCACAGCCGCTCGTAACTTCGCAAGCGAGTACCTCGACTACCTTTCCCAACGAGGTGCTGTGTCTCCGGTGAGTGAGCAAAAATACGAGCTTCAGGACGCGGAAGTAGAGCGTGAAGCATATTATCAAATATTGGACTCTCATTCGACATCGGTGAATCGGGTAAAAGATGAGATGACCTACCAGCCAGTGGTGAGCATTCCAACGAGAGTCCAAACCGACTGGGAAGCCTTTGCAGACCGTAGAAATGTCGGGCAGGGAATTAGATTAAAAGACGCGCTCACAGAAGTGTTCACCACTGCGGACTCCACACTTCGAGTGGTTGCTCCGTACTTTGAGATTGACGGACTAAATAGATTAGAAGACGCGTTCGAGCAGTCGGTAAGGTCGGGAGTGGAGCTCAAAATTCTCACCAGAGAGCTTCTCCGGCCCTCAGATGAATACAAACATAATCGCGACCGAAAAGCGATCTTGGAACTCATGGACCGCTTTGCGGCGATTGACGCTCCAGAAAGTACACTGAGCGTATATGATTATTACCACGCGATTGGTGGTAAAAACCCAAAACTGGATCGGAGCATCCACGCAAAAATGGCAATTGCAGATGAAACGCTCGCATACATAGGGAGTGGAGAGATACGCGATAGCTCCATGATGCTCAACGGGGAGGCTGGATATCTCACACGGAGACGTGCAGATATCAAAACTTGGACCGCCTTTTTTGATTTCTTCGAAGACAAAGCAGAGAAAGTGACACGTGAAATCCTCGAGGAGGTCGTCGAAAACTAG